The following coding sequences lie in one Nitrososphaera sp. genomic window:
- a CDS encoding DHH family phosphoesterase produces the protein MTTRVLIFSHESDLDGLYSAAIGLLRYPQAMTVFLGYGAENFQKLGNFVHSATQHSKDRGLIIIADLGLNDDIIELCREIFSDAARNGWKIVWVDHHPWSEKAQAAVRDYAEIVLDSSGAKCAADLMHERFVPGNEIARQLAGMAHTMDFFTKDQYLTPISELIRYYQTFPDFYERLTRLAHKSAGGLLWDLEMQSDYNEYSGLRDRARGEAFSTLQQKRVAGINVAFVQSSPFLQNSLFSEEVFARTGADLVMFYSSKGKVSIRRNNEAISCRAVAENLPDGGGHAYAAGGTFRSDPGNIPAVIAELEGAVVKAQQKSAGAPEQKSWD, from the coding sequence ATGACTACCCGAGTGCTGATCTTTTCACACGAGTCGGACCTTGACGGTCTGTACTCGGCCGCAATCGGCCTGCTGAGATACCCACAGGCAATGACGGTATTTCTCGGCTATGGCGCCGAGAACTTTCAAAAGCTGGGAAACTTTGTGCACTCTGCCACGCAGCACTCCAAGGACCGCGGCCTTATCATAATCGCGGACCTGGGGCTCAACGACGACATCATTGAGCTTTGCCGTGAAATATTTTCAGACGCCGCAAGGAACGGATGGAAGATAGTCTGGGTCGACCACCATCCCTGGTCCGAGAAGGCCCAGGCCGCGGTAAGGGACTATGCCGAAATCGTGCTCGACAGCTCGGGAGCCAAGTGTGCTGCCGACCTCATGCATGAACGGTTCGTGCCGGGAAACGAGATTGCCCGGCAGCTTGCAGGCATGGCGCATACCATGGACTTTTTCACAAAGGATCAGTATCTCACGCCCATCTCCGAACTGATACGATACTACCAGACTTTTCCTGACTTTTACGAGAGGCTGACCCGGCTGGCTCACAAGTCTGCTGGCGGGCTGCTGTGGGATTTGGAAATGCAGTCGGACTACAACGAATACTCGGGACTCCGCGACAGGGCCCGCGGCGAGGCGTTCTCGACGCTTCAGCAGAAAAGAGTCGCAGGTATCAACGTCGCCTTTGTGCAGTCGTCGCCGTTCCTCCAGAACAGCCTCTTCTCTGAAGAAGTGTTCGCCCGCACCGGTGCCGACCTCGTGATGTTTTACAGCTCAAAAGGAAAGGTGAGCATCAGGCGCAACAACGAAGCAATATCGTGCAGGGCTGTCGCCGAAAACCTTCCGGACGGTGGAGGCCATGCGTATGCAGCAGGCGGAACTTTCCGGAGCGATCCGGGGAACATCCCTGCAGTCATAGCAGAGCTTGAAGGGGCAGTTGTAAAGGCGCAGCAGAAGTCGGCAGGTGCCCCAGAGCAAAAGAGCTGGGATTAG
- a CDS encoding HAD family phosphatase gives MASRAAIFDLDGVLVDSMPLHVRAWRTAFESEAGVRTTERELYLLEGMRGAELVQKIFERNGLRDPDSILAKKVSEEKNRLFRAVKHDIKPFEGVREVIDSLQCRKAVVSGSAKDDVVPILERAFGKGAFELIITADDVQRGKPDPSSFLEAARRLQASASDSTVIENAPLGVQAARNGGLGCIVVLNNSPLVASDFEGLVLPDKILDSTASIKGVLSCSRP, from the coding sequence GTGGCCAGCAGGGCGGCGATTTTCGATCTCGACGGCGTATTGGTGGACTCGATGCCACTGCATGTCCGGGCCTGGAGAACGGCTTTTGAGTCGGAGGCAGGAGTGCGCACTACAGAGCGTGAACTCTATTTGCTGGAAGGCATGCGGGGCGCTGAACTTGTGCAAAAGATTTTTGAGCGGAATGGCCTGCGAGACCCGGACAGCATTCTTGCAAAGAAGGTCAGCGAGGAGAAGAACAGGCTGTTTCGCGCCGTCAAGCATGACATCAAGCCCTTCGAGGGTGTCCGGGAGGTGATAGATTCGCTGCAGTGCAGAAAGGCAGTAGTCTCCGGCTCCGCCAAGGACGACGTCGTGCCGATTTTAGAGCGCGCATTTGGAAAAGGAGCGTTTGAGCTGATAATCACCGCGGACGACGTGCAAAGGGGCAAGCCAGACCCGTCATCGTTTCTTGAAGCTGCCAGACGACTTCAGGCAAGCGCGTCGGACTCGACTGTCATTGAAAACGCCCCGCTGGGCGTGCAGGCCGCCAGAAACGGCGGCCTCGGCTGCATCGTAGTGCTCAACAACAGCCCTCTTGTAGCCAGTGATTTTGAAGGTCTTGTCCTGCCGGACAAGATATTAGACTCGACTGCTTCAATCAAGGGCGTGCTGAGCTGCAGCCGGCCATGA
- a CDS encoding ATP-binding protein encodes MSHTFNRHSEGSLGNTRIIQSPERVRMQYLGMIRGAVNEVLLIFPTINAIHREQQIGVIGEVLSAVKRGVKIRILAAEDDFIREKLDEIRAAGVTIRRIETPTETKFKLLIVDRRLSLVVETKDDSKKNFAQAIGLAIFSDSTTTVAPYVTIFETLWRETDLYEKTREAERIKDEFVNIAAHELRNPIMPILHGVDSLYEAIEHAKTSIPKDEYEEIASNIRLVSRNVVRLVKLSEDILQVSRIESGTFNLTIQPTNIESIIESVIIDAQKKFNEKTNSVKIVYERNKELGYQFGLRPTPVVVLCDSSKIEQCIFNLVDNAVKFTKSGTVLITLNPSLDEIVVQVRDNGPGIDPQIAERLFGKFVSKSEGGTGLGLYVSKKIIEAHGGRIWAGSNGEAPGATFGFAIPRNLYEDTDVQSREPVRQRKPQPQVENQVAETEV; translated from the coding sequence ATGTCTCACACCTTTAATCGGCATTCTGAAGGTTCTCTCGGTAACACGCGCATAATCCAGTCGCCGGAAAGGGTGAGGATGCAGTACCTCGGCATGATCCGGGGCGCAGTAAACGAGGTGCTTCTGATATTCCCGACTATTAATGCGATTCACAGGGAGCAGCAAATAGGCGTTATCGGCGAGGTTCTCTCTGCAGTCAAGCGCGGCGTCAAGATTCGCATACTGGCAGCAGAGGACGACTTTATCAGGGAAAAGCTGGACGAGATCCGCGCTGCAGGCGTCACAATCAGGAGGATAGAAACCCCCACCGAGACTAAGTTCAAGCTTCTCATCGTCGACAGGCGGCTGTCGCTTGTTGTGGAAACAAAAGACGACAGCAAAAAGAACTTTGCCCAGGCCATAGGCCTTGCGATTTTCTCCGACAGTACTACAACGGTTGCACCCTACGTTACGATTTTTGAAACACTCTGGAGGGAGACTGACCTGTACGAAAAGACCCGCGAGGCGGAGCGAATCAAGGACGAGTTTGTCAACATTGCCGCCCATGAACTTCGCAACCCCATCATGCCAATTTTGCACGGAGTCGACTCGCTTTACGAGGCCATAGAGCACGCGAAAACCAGCATTCCAAAGGACGAATACGAGGAAATAGCATCAAACATCAGGCTTGTATCAAGAAACGTCGTGCGGCTGGTAAAACTGTCCGAGGACATTTTGCAGGTCAGCAGGATAGAGTCCGGGACCTTTAACCTGACTATCCAGCCGACTAACATCGAGAGCATCATTGAATCAGTCATAATTGACGCGCAGAAAAAATTCAACGAAAAGACGAACTCGGTAAAGATTGTGTACGAGCGCAACAAAGAATTAGGCTACCAATTCGGCCTCCGGCCAACGCCGGTAGTAGTCCTCTGCGACAGCTCCAAGATAGAGCAGTGCATATTCAACCTGGTAGACAATGCCGTCAAGTTTACCAAGAGCGGGACCGTGCTAATCACCCTCAACCCCTCGCTGGACGAGATTGTAGTGCAGGTCAGAGACAACGGCCCAGGAATTGACCCCCAAATTGCTGAGAGGCTGTTTGGCAAGTTTGTTTCAAAATCCGAAGGCGGCACAGGCCTTGGCCTTTACGTTTCAAAAAAGATAATCGAGGCGCACGGCGGAAGGATTTGGGCGGGTTCTAATGGCGAAGCCCCCGGCGCAACGTTTGGTTTTGCCATTCCTCGCAACCTCTACGAGGACACGGACGTTCAGAGCCGCGAGCCGGTGCGGCAGCGCAAGCCTCAGCCACAGGTCGAAAACCAGGTGGCAGAGACGGAAGTGTGA
- a CDS encoding response regulator has product MDKARPRVLLVDDEKDIVTVLSAGLRRKGFDVDGYSDPRQALDAFKPGRYDLAVLDFKMPGLGGYELASELTRLDRNIIVGFMSAFDIVPQDGKDQFRPLFMLRKPLTIQRMAEELSLFVPRQ; this is encoded by the coding sequence TTGGACAAGGCGAGACCACGAGTTTTGCTAGTCGACGATGAGAAGGACATCGTGACGGTCCTGTCGGCAGGCCTTAGAAGAAAAGGCTTTGATGTGGACGGTTATTCTGACCCGCGGCAGGCACTTGATGCTTTCAAACCCGGACGCTATGACCTAGCTGTCCTTGACTTCAAGATGCCTGGGCTCGGGGGGTACGAACTTGCCTCAGAACTAACAAGGCTGGATCGAAACATAATAGTCGGCTTCATGAGCGCTTTTGACATCGTGCCTCAAGACGGAAAGGATCAGTTCAGGCCGCTTTTCATGCTGAGAAAGCCGCTGACTATACAAAGGATGGCAGAGGAGCTGAGTCTTTTTGTCCCGAGGCAGTAA
- a CDS encoding response regulator — MAEGKPNFSTRVLVVDDEPDILYVCEKALEKQYLVSGFSSPEDALEHFKAHCAAVDLVLTDVRMPTMSGFELAREIRMLRKDIPIVFMSAHEIVHGEYESAFPAAEGIRVLSKPFNLSTLAQFISKHATSRE; from the coding sequence ATGGCAGAAGGCAAGCCAAACTTCAGCACGAGGGTTCTCGTCGTTGACGACGAGCCGGACATACTGTACGTGTGCGAGAAGGCGCTTGAAAAGCAATATCTGGTATCCGGCTTTAGCAGTCCAGAAGACGCGCTGGAGCACTTCAAGGCTCATTGTGCGGCAGTTGATCTGGTTCTTACGGACGTGAGGATGCCTACGATGTCCGGCTTTGAGCTTGCCCGCGAAATCAGGATGCTGAGAAAGGACATTCCCATCGTTTTCATGAGCGCGCATGAAATAGTGCACGGCGAGTACGAGAGCGCATTTCCGGCGGCCGAAGGAATAAGGGTTTTGTCAAAGCCGTTTAATCTTTCAACCCTGGCGCAGTTTATTTCGAAGCACGCAACGTCGAGGGAGTAG
- a CDS encoding MEDS domain-containing protein yields the protein MSNVQTLGIDEAVRHLCDAEFGSHTLVTYPSMDAWRRIYLGTVKKYLEEDNSLVLVIPFYETTDSVRQALAREIPDLDYYIKDGAFAVIDSLKAYFSEIGLMTFADGLLKHALATGRKGLSVFADMGSFNHMQKMHSLLEHEISLPSKYEASLRGFCIYNERNFDAFSQGQKRSVYAHHGNNLLISE from the coding sequence ATGTCGAACGTTCAGACGCTTGGAATCGACGAGGCAGTCAGGCATCTTTGCGACGCTGAATTCGGGTCGCACACGCTGGTGACTTATCCGAGCATGGATGCCTGGCGGAGGATTTACCTTGGCACCGTAAAGAAGTACCTGGAAGAGGACAACAGCCTTGTGCTTGTGATCCCGTTCTACGAGACCACAGATAGCGTGAGGCAGGCCCTTGCCCGAGAAATACCTGACCTGGATTATTACATAAAGGACGGGGCTTTTGCCGTAATCGACTCGCTAAAGGCGTACTTTAGCGAGATAGGCCTCATGACATTTGCCGACGGCCTGCTCAAGCACGCCCTCGCAACCGGGAGAAAAGGCCTTTCGGTGTTTGCAGACATGGGATCGTTTAACCACATGCAAAAGATGCACAGCCTGCTTGAACACGAAATTTCCCTGCCCTCAAAGTATGAGGCTAGCCTGCGCGGCTTTTGCATATACAACGAGCGCAACTTTGATGCATTTAGCCAGGGCCAAAAAAGGTCAGTCTATGCGCATCACGGCAATAACCTGCTCATTTCTGAGTAA
- a CDS encoding winged helix-turn-helix domain-containing protein translates to MATTASWKSCDNSEADGNYRECLSCAASQARCQESDSTLPYEQVFKQYFTYRTDDKIGWCYRLKQRGSFAISTLILEATRNRRLTRTRIMQELVLNYDRTVRYTDMLVKEGLLQYEGHDRTFSATAKGIEVLELSKELAEYCRPINDLIEKYDRIYSSDSATLGSDVLGFSVNHPRHEDKLTHSGLSGK, encoded by the coding sequence ATCGCGACGACAGCGAGCTGGAAAAGCTGCGATAATTCTGAAGCCGACGGCAATTATCGAGAGTGTTTATCGTGCGCGGCTAGTCAGGCCCGATGCCAAGAATCGGACTCGACGCTTCCATATGAGCAGGTTTTTAAACAATATTTTACCTACCGTACTGACGACAAAATTGGATGGTGTTATCGCCTGAAGCAGAGAGGCTCCTTTGCGATAAGTACTCTGATTCTCGAGGCAACCAGAAACCGCCGACTGACGCGCACGCGAATCATGCAGGAGCTCGTGCTCAATTACGATAGGACTGTGAGATACACCGACATGCTGGTTAAAGAGGGACTCTTGCAGTACGAGGGGCATGACCGGACATTTTCGGCTACCGCAAAAGGAATCGAGGTGCTAGAGCTGTCAAAAGAGCTCGCAGAGTACTGCAGGCCGATAAACGATCTGATTGAAAAGTACGACAGGATTTACTCTTCCGATAGCGCGACGCTAGGCTCTGACGTTCTAGGGTTCAGCGTTAACCATCCGCGTCATGAAGACAAACTGACTCATTCAGGATTATCCGGAAAGTGA
- the lysS gene encoding lysine--tRNA ligase has protein sequence MSGAEEEQILIGKGTWLDKVADTLVAREKKLGRSMSLIRVESGLGASGIPHIGSMGDAVRAYGIALALQNLGFRSELVAYSDDMDGLRKIPHGLPGWLKDHIARPVSSIPDPFGDCHPSYGAHMSSLLLGGLDSAGIKYTFQSGRDAYRSGILVRQIDTILQNSERLGHKIAEFVGQDKFKDVLPYFPICSNCGRLYTAAAERYIASEKKVAYHCRGSRIGKVDVAGCGHRGEADITKGEGKLAWKVEFAARWQALDIRFEAYGKDIMDSVKVNDWVCSDILGHPHPMHVRYEMFLDKARKKISKSAGNVLTPQMWMRYGTPESILLLLYKRIGGTRSVSVDDVQVLMDEYDDYEDLYFGKKKEDNPAKLAKIKGIYEYVNKLSPPRQPGPHIAYNFLVQQAEIFPAQTSDRFDKIFGRLVKYGMAKEKTPALEKRIALAANWADDTSGAKEEVYEVGLSESEKSALRNLRSELEKFAGSSESPDAAKEVQSRIFEAARGAGIEPRAFFAVLYRMLFNTERGPRLGNYFLDLGVGRVIAVIDKYLQPAET, from the coding sequence ATGTCGGGAGCAGAAGAGGAGCAGATACTGATAGGCAAGGGTACCTGGCTTGACAAGGTCGCCGACACGCTTGTCGCAAGAGAAAAGAAACTGGGCAGGAGCATGTCGCTTATCCGGGTCGAGAGCGGCCTCGGGGCCTCAGGCATACCCCACATCGGCAGCATGGGCGATGCGGTGAGGGCCTATGGCATCGCGCTGGCTCTCCAGAACCTTGGGTTCAGGTCTGAACTCGTCGCGTACTCGGACGACATGGACGGGCTCCGCAAAATCCCGCACGGGCTTCCCGGCTGGCTGAAAGACCATATCGCCCGGCCCGTTTCAAGCATACCTGATCCGTTTGGCGACTGCCACCCTTCGTACGGCGCCCACATGAGCAGCCTGCTGCTCGGCGGCCTTGACAGCGCGGGCATCAAGTATACGTTTCAGAGTGGAAGGGATGCATACCGGAGCGGCATCCTGGTGCGCCAGATAGACACCATCCTCCAGAACAGTGAAAGGCTCGGGCACAAGATAGCCGAGTTCGTGGGGCAGGACAAGTTCAAGGACGTCCTGCCGTATTTTCCGATATGCTCAAACTGCGGCAGGCTCTACACCGCCGCGGCCGAAAGGTACATCGCGTCCGAGAAAAAGGTCGCTTACCACTGCCGCGGAAGCAGGATTGGCAAGGTGGACGTGGCCGGATGCGGGCACCGTGGCGAGGCCGATATTACAAAGGGCGAGGGCAAGCTCGCATGGAAGGTGGAGTTTGCCGCGCGCTGGCAGGCCCTTGACATTCGCTTTGAGGCTTACGGAAAGGACATCATGGACTCGGTGAAGGTAAATGACTGGGTCTGCAGCGATATCCTCGGTCATCCGCACCCGATGCACGTGCGGTACGAGATGTTCCTCGACAAGGCCCGCAAGAAGATTAGCAAGTCGGCGGGCAACGTGCTTACCCCGCAGATGTGGATGCGCTACGGCACGCCGGAGTCCATCCTGCTGCTTCTGTACAAGCGCATCGGAGGGACGCGCAGCGTCTCCGTTGACGACGTGCAGGTCCTGATGGACGAGTACGACGATTACGAGGACCTGTACTTTGGCAAGAAAAAGGAGGACAACCCTGCAAAGCTTGCCAAGATAAAGGGCATCTACGAATACGTGAACAAGCTCTCCCCCCCGCGCCAGCCCGGGCCCCACATTGCGTACAACTTTCTGGTACAGCAGGCGGAGATTTTCCCCGCGCAGACGTCTGACAGGTTCGACAAGATCTTTGGAAGGCTTGTCAAGTACGGGATGGCCAAGGAAAAAACACCTGCGCTGGAAAAGCGAATCGCCCTTGCGGCAAACTGGGCCGACGACACTTCTGGAGCAAAAGAAGAGGTCTATGAGGTCGGCCTCTCCGAGAGCGAGAAATCCGCGCTGCGGAATCTCAGGTCCGAGCTTGAAAAGTTTGCCGGGTCGTCAGAGAGCCCTGATGCGGCAAAGGAGGTCCAGTCGCGGATCTTTGAAGCCGCCAGAGGTGCGGGGATTGAGCCCAGGGCGTTTTTCGCAGTCCTCTACAGGATGCTCTTTAACACCGAGCGGGGGCCGAGGCTGGGGAATTATTTTCTTGATCTCGGGGTCGGGCGGGTAATTGCGGTAATCGACAAATACTTGCAGCCCGCTGAAACGTAG
- a CDS encoding tRNA uridine(34) 5-carboxymethylaminomethyl modification radical SAM/GNAT enzyme Elp3 encodes MLAAQDGGAHGDRDSEAYKQACAHVAGQLLRGAGLSRRQISALIRETSSAFHLSSLPRHEDILALMPADRQGREGRRELLVKPVKSASGVTVIAVMPKPYSCPHGRCIYCPGGIEHNTPLSYTGTEPATRTAQEHDYDAFEQVSAKLCQLRLRGHETAKCELVFVGGTFPFFPEEYQRGFAKSCYDALNGVGSASLDQAKMLNETSENRCVGLTVETKPDYCKQSHVDLMLELGATRIELGVQSLQEQVYRIVNRGHTLQDVYEAFSAARDSGFKIVAHMMPGLPGSSPEKDIADFGSLLRDERLRPDMLKIYPTLVLEGTGLFRMHSEGRYSAYSQEDVIRVIAEAKKIIPPWVRIMRVQREIESSDIVAGPRQGNLRQIVLERLKSEGISCRCIRCREAGLQRRFPEASDVRLYREDYDAAAGREVFLSFENRDRSVILGFLRLRLVSPQAARPELEGSAVIRELHVYGQAISLGSLSGESMQHRGYGARLMAEAEQVARSEFGAAKISVISAVGTREYYRRLGYERDGPYMSKRIS; translated from the coding sequence TTGCTGGCAGCTCAGGACGGCGGCGCGCATGGCGACCGGGATTCGGAAGCATACAAGCAGGCCTGCGCGCATGTAGCTGGTCAGTTGTTGCGAGGCGCCGGCCTTTCGCGCAGACAGATTAGCGCGCTTATCCGCGAGACATCTTCCGCTTTCCACCTATCAAGCCTTCCGCGGCACGAGGACATACTCGCCCTGATGCCTGCCGACAGGCAGGGCCGCGAGGGCCGGCGCGAGCTTTTGGTAAAGCCGGTAAAGAGCGCGTCTGGCGTGACGGTGATTGCAGTGATGCCAAAGCCGTATTCCTGCCCGCACGGCAGGTGCATCTATTGCCCCGGAGGCATCGAGCACAATACGCCCCTCAGCTACACCGGCACCGAGCCGGCGACAAGAACCGCACAGGAACATGACTACGACGCTTTTGAACAGGTATCGGCCAAGCTTTGCCAGCTGAGGCTGCGCGGGCACGAAACCGCCAAGTGCGAGCTGGTTTTTGTCGGCGGAACATTTCCATTCTTTCCAGAAGAGTACCAGCGCGGGTTTGCCAAGTCATGCTACGATGCGCTGAACGGAGTCGGGTCAGCGAGCCTCGATCAGGCCAAGATGCTCAACGAAACTTCGGAAAACCGGTGCGTGGGCCTGACGGTAGAAACCAAGCCGGATTACTGCAAGCAAAGCCACGTTGATTTGATGCTCGAACTTGGGGCGACTCGAATCGAATTGGGCGTCCAGTCCCTGCAGGAACAGGTCTACCGCATTGTCAACCGCGGCCACACCCTGCAGGACGTTTACGAGGCGTTCTCTGCCGCACGCGACTCTGGATTTAAGATAGTGGCGCACATGATGCCCGGCCTTCCGGGCAGCAGCCCCGAGAAAGACATCGCTGACTTTGGGAGCCTGCTTAGGGACGAGCGCTTGCGGCCGGACATGCTCAAGATATACCCGACGCTCGTGCTGGAGGGCACGGGGCTGTTCCGGATGCACAGTGAGGGAAGGTATTCTGCATATTCACAAGAGGACGTAATCAGGGTCATTGCCGAGGCAAAAAAAATCATTCCGCCCTGGGTTCGGATAATGCGCGTCCAGCGCGAGATCGAGTCGTCTGACATAGTGGCCGGGCCGCGCCAAGGAAACCTTCGCCAAATAGTTCTCGAGAGGCTAAAGTCGGAGGGCATTTCGTGCAGGTGCATACGCTGCCGCGAAGCAGGGCTCCAGCGCAGGTTTCCCGAAGCATCAGATGTACGGCTATACCGGGAGGACTATGATGCGGCGGCAGGCCGCGAGGTTTTTCTGTCCTTTGAGAACCGGGACAGGAGCGTCATACTCGGCTTTCTGCGCCTGAGGCTTGTATCGCCGCAGGCCGCGAGGCCCGAGCTCGAGGGCTCGGCGGTAATCAGAGAGCTGCACGTTTACGGCCAGGCTATAAGCCTAGGCTCTCTGTCCGGCGAGTCAATGCAGCACCGCGGCTACGGTGCACGGCTGATGGCCGAGGCCGAGCAGGTTGCGCGCAGCGAGTTTGGGGCTGCCAAGATTTCAGTCATTAGCGCGGTTGGAACCCGCGAGTACTACCGCCGGCTCGGTTACGAGCGGGACGGCCCGTACATGTCAAAGAGGATTTCCTAG
- the purM gene encoding phosphoribosylformylglycinamidine cyclo-ligase has translation MGKGMTYRDAGVDTRKIRGVQGSIGKMILASRARLPAGARVALGFGHYAGLVRIGSELLALHTDGVGTKVLVAQMMARYDTIGIDCVAMNVNDIICTGAAPVGFVDYIALREPNEGLLEQIMKGLLRGAESSGMAIIGGETAILPDIISGGADSAFDLAGTVLGVVRGEPILGKSIRPGDVVMGVESSGLHSNGYSLARKVLLSKFALEDTPEGLLQTVGEELLTPTRIYVRPVMELVKKHRGAVHGLANITGGSFAKISRLNSGVDYLLDGLPQATGIFRQIQQDGGIEAVEMYRTFNMGIGFCVIAPRQQAEQVVRVFRRHSMECRQIGRVGKGDGKVVAKLGPDAKNAVL, from the coding sequence TTGGGCAAGGGGATGACGTACCGCGACGCCGGCGTTGACACCCGGAAAATCCGCGGCGTGCAGGGCTCAATTGGAAAAATGATTCTGGCGTCTCGCGCCAGACTGCCGGCGGGAGCCAGAGTCGCGCTTGGTTTTGGCCATTATGCCGGCCTTGTGAGGATTGGCTCCGAGCTCCTTGCGCTTCATACCGACGGCGTCGGCACCAAGGTGCTGGTCGCGCAGATGATGGCCCGATACGACACAATAGGGATTGACTGCGTGGCTATGAATGTCAACGACATCATTTGCACCGGGGCCGCACCCGTCGGCTTTGTCGATTACATCGCCCTACGGGAACCTAACGAGGGCCTGTTGGAGCAGATAATGAAAGGGCTACTGCGGGGCGCAGAATCCTCCGGCATGGCTATAATTGGCGGAGAAACTGCAATACTGCCGGACATTATTTCCGGCGGGGCTGACAGCGCTTTCGACCTTGCCGGCACCGTTCTCGGGGTCGTAAGGGGCGAGCCGATACTGGGAAAGTCCATCCGCCCCGGAGACGTTGTCATGGGGGTTGAAAGTTCCGGCCTCCATTCAAACGGCTATTCGCTTGCAAGAAAGGTTCTGCTCTCAAAATTCGCGCTGGAGGATACCCCTGAGGGCCTGCTTCAGACCGTTGGCGAGGAGCTGCTGACGCCGACGCGGATTTATGTCAGGCCTGTAATGGAGCTCGTCAAAAAGCACCGGGGTGCCGTCCACGGCCTTGCAAACATTACCGGGGGGTCTTTTGCAAAAATTTCCCGCCTGAACAGCGGCGTCGATTATCTCCTTGACGGCCTTCCGCAGGCGACCGGGATATTCCGGCAGATTCAGCAGGATGGAGGCATCGAAGCCGTGGAGATGTACAGGACCTTTAACATGGGCATTGGTTTTTGCGTTATCGCCCCCCGCCAGCAGGCAGAGCAGGTGGTCAGGGTTTTCAGGCGCCATAGCATGGAGTGCAGGCAGATTGGCCGGGTGGGCAAAGGCGACGGCAAGGTCGTTGCAAAGCTTGGCCCTGATGCGAAAAATGCTGTCCTCTAG
- a CDS encoding citrate/2-methylcitrate synthase, which translates to MDARNIGLRNIEVADTKICSIDGENGKLIYRGYDILDLVNHSTFEETAYLLLFGDLPTLEQLSDFKRRLKEARGLPEPMIRNLKNRPRRASPMDVLQSCISEVADYDLNMEDASKEAHIRRAIVLISKIPSIVAAWNRIRNSQHVIEPMEAGSHAANFLYMLRGIEPSEKEARVMDQCLVLHAEHSFNASTFAAREIASTRAHMYAAVSGAVGALSGELHGGANVQVMKMLLEIGEPSKVDSWVARTLSSGGRIMGMGHAVYRTTDPRADILSRLARVISSEKGNRWYDITARVEEATKNWMRDNKKQAIYPNVDLYSASIYYSMGIPLDLNTPIFAIARIAGWAAHVIEEKFAEAAPKPALYRPKAVYVGKYCGPMGCEYLPMSVRGRSNS; encoded by the coding sequence ATGGACGCACGTAACATTGGCCTGCGAAACATAGAGGTCGCAGACACCAAGATTTGCTCTATCGACGGAGAAAACGGCAAGCTTATCTACAGAGGTTATGACATTCTCGATCTCGTAAACCATTCCACGTTTGAAGAGACCGCCTACCTGCTCCTGTTCGGCGACCTGCCCACTCTTGAGCAGCTTAGCGACTTTAAGCGCCGGCTCAAGGAGGCCCGCGGCCTGCCAGAGCCGATGATCCGCAACCTGAAAAACAGGCCGAGGCGAGCGTCCCCGATGGATGTCCTCCAGTCATGCATCTCGGAGGTCGCGGACTATGACCTCAACATGGAAGACGCCTCAAAGGAAGCCCACATAAGAAGGGCCATCGTGCTGATTTCCAAGATCCCTTCCATCGTTGCCGCATGGAACAGGATCAGAAACAGCCAGCACGTAATCGAACCGATGGAAGCCGGCTCTCATGCGGCCAACTTTTTGTACATGCTCCGGGGCATCGAGCCTTCGGAAAAGGAGGCCAGGGTAATGGACCAGTGCCTCGTGCTCCACGCTGAGCACAGCTTTAACGCGTCGACCTTTGCAGCCCGGGAAATAGCATCAACCAGAGCACACATGTATGCGGCGGTCAGCGGCGCGGTCGGGGCACTCTCCGGCGAGCTCCACGGCGGCGCAAACGTGCAGGTTATGAAGATGCTCCTGGAGATCGGCGAGCCGTCAAAGGTGGACTCGTGGGTTGCAAGGACGCTGAGTTCAGGCGGCAGAATTATGGGCATGGGCCACGCGGTATACAGGACTACGGACCCGCGGGCTGACATCCTGTCAAGGCTCGCCCGCGTGATATCCAGCGAAAAGGGCAACAGGTGGTATGACATTACTGCGAGAGTCGAGGAGGCGACAAAGAACTGGATGAGGGACAACAAGAAGCAGGCGATTTATCCAAACGTGGATCTTTACAGCGCCTCGATATACTACAGCATGGGAATCCCGCTTGACCTAAATACGCCAATATTTGCCATCGCAAGGATTGCAGGGTGGGCCGCGCATGTAATAGAGGAAAAGTTTGCAGAAGCGGCACCCAAGCCGGCGCTATACAGGCCCAAGGCCGTATATGTTGGCAAGTACTGCGGACCGATGGGATGCGAGTACCTGCCGATGTCGGTCAGAGGACGCTCAAACAGCTGA